The Marinitoga hydrogenitolerans DSM 16785 genomic sequence AGTAATGGCTTAGCAGAGGGAAAAATAAACAAAATAAAATTAATAAAAAGAATGATGTATGGAAGATGTAAATTTGAAACATTAAAAAATAAAATTCTGTTGATTGAACATAATTAAACTAATCTAAGCATAATCACAGTTTATTCAAGTAACTTTGGAAAGAGCCGCAGATATATACCATAAATTCCATAGAAAATATACATCACTAATGATGAATCATTGATAAAAGCAATATATCTTGCAGCAATGAGAATAATAGAAAAATGGACTACTAGAAATAGAGACTGGGAACAAATATTAAACGAACTTAGATATATTTTGGAGATGATAGAGTGTATTCTCTAAAAAGTCAAGAGATAAAATATAAAAATTATAATAAATTATTTTTTGATATTTTGTAAAAAATCCACCATTTTACAGCAATCAATGCTGCAATAATTCAAAATAAACTATTTGTTTTTTGTAAATTAGTTTAGGTTTTGTGTGTTATTTAAAGCAATCATGCTGTTTTAAGTTTTAAATATTCTGGATTAAATTCGGTATTATTTTTCCATAATGTATATACTAATTCTGCCAATTTTCTTGTTATTGCTGTTTGGGCAACTTTTTTTGGTTTCCCTCTTTTAATTAAAGCGTTGTATTTTTCTTTGTATTCTGGTATGTATTTTAAAACTCTTATGGCCCATAATGAAAATATATGTCTTAAATGGCTATTCCCTTTTTTTTATATTTTTTTATTTTTTCTGTATTTTCCTGATTGGGAAATTGTTGGATCAAGCCCTATATATGAGACAAAATGTTTTTTACTTTCAAAACGAGATATGTTTCCTATTTCTGATATAATTGTAAGTGGAGTTACTAATTCACCTGAGCCTGGAATAGTAATTATTGCTTTATACGCTTGATAATATGGATTCTCTTTATCTATTTTCTCTTTATTTATGTTATCTCCATGATTATAATTATTTTTATTGTCATCATATTTGTTATTATTACTGTTATTGCCATCAAAATACTCATTTTGAATATTCATATTAAAATTATTAAAAATTTCATTTGAAACTCTTTCTATTTCATCTTCGAGTATTTTTATTTGTTCTATATGGTTTTTAATTAATTCTATTTTCGATTTAATTAATATAGCAGAAGAATCGTGTTTTATACCAATTGAATGGG encodes the following:
- a CDS encoding transposase; translation: MNIQNEYFDGNNSNNNKYDDNKNNYNHGDNINKEKIDKENPYYQAYKAIITIPGSGELVTPLTIISEIGNISRFESKKHFVSYIGLDPTISQSGKYRKNKKI